A portion of the Apus apus isolate bApuApu2 chromosome 3, bApuApu2.pri.cur, whole genome shotgun sequence genome contains these proteins:
- the FBXO25 gene encoding F-box only protein 25 isoform X1, with translation MPFLGQDWRSPGWRWVKTEDGWKRCETFSPTLEEGNNQLNDISHTVILTGDDEDEEIYNTEDCEFAAKKRKKDHFRNNADSQCFYREKWIYVHKESTRERHGYCTLGEAFNRLDFSSAIQDIRRFNYVVKLLQLIAKSQLTSLSGAAQKNYFNILDKIVRKVMEDQYNPRLIKDLLQDLSSTLCILIRGVGKSVLVGNINIWICRLETILLWQQQLKNLQMKKQVNNGLTLSDLPLHMLNNILYRFSDGWDIITLGQVTPTLYMLSEDRQLWKKLCQYHFAEKQFCRHLILSEKGHIDWKLMYFALQKYYPIKEQYGDTLHFCRHCSILFWKDYHLALLLKDTGHPCTASDPNTCLMPVSPQHFIDLFKF, from the exons ATGCCGTTTTTGGGCCAAGACTGGAGATCCCCTGGATGGAGATGGGTTAAAACAGAAGATGGATGGAAACGATGTGAAACCTTCAGTCCCACACTTGAGGAAGGGAATAATCAGCTGAATGATATCAGCCACACTgt CATCCTAACTGGTGATGACGAAGATGAAGAAATATACAATACTGAAGATTGTGAGtttgcagcaaagaaaaggaaaaaagatcatTTTAGGAATAACGCAGATTCGCAAT gtttTTATCGTGAAAAGTGGATATATGTTCACAAAGAAAGCACCAGGGAA AGACATGGCTATTGTACTTTGGGAGAAGCTTTTAACCGCTTAGACTTTTCAAGTGCAATTCAGGACATAAGAAGGTTCAATTACGTGGTCAAA CTTTTGCAGTTAATTGCAAAATCCCAGTTAACTTCACTGAGTGGTGCTGCACAGAAAAACTACTTTAACATTTTGGACAAAATTGTGCGGAAGG ttatGGAAGACCAATATAACCCACGATTAATCAAAGATCTTCTACAGGATCTGAGTTCTACTCTCTGTATACTAATTAGGGGAGTTGGAAAATCTGTGTTAGTAGGGAACATCAATATTTGGATTTGCCGGTTAGAAACCATCCTTCTCTGGCAACAACAGCTAAAAAACCTTCAGATGAAGAAG CAAGTCAACAATGGTCTTACACTTAGTGATCTCCCTCTGCACATGCTGAACAACATCTTATACAGGTTCTCTGATGGCTGGGACATTATTACTCTGGGTCAAGTGACCCCAACTTTGTACATGCTCAGTGAGGACAGACAGTTGTGGAAAAAGCTCTGCCAGTAccattttgcagaaaaacag TTTTGCAGGCATTTGATTTTATCGGAGAAAGGTCACATTGACTGGAAACTGATGTACTTTGCACTCCAGAAATATTACCCAATAAAGGAGCAGTATGGGGACACCTTGCATTTCTGTCGACACTGTAGTATTCTCTTTTGGAAG GATTACCACCTTGCTTTATTACTCAAG
- the FBXO25 gene encoding F-box only protein 25 isoform X2 — protein MPFLGQDWRSPGWRWVKTEDGWKRCETFSPTLEEGNNQLNDISHTVILTGDDEDEEIYNTEDCEFAAKKRKKDHFRNNADSQCFYREKWIYVHKESTRERHGYCTLGEAFNRLDFSSAIQDIRRFNYVVKLLQLIAKSQLTSLSGAAQKNYFNILDKIVRKVMEDQYNPRLIKDLLQDLSSTLCILIRGVGKSVLVGNINIWICRLETILLWQQQLKNLQMKKQVNNGLTLSDLPLHMLNNILYRFSDGWDIITLGQVTPTLYMLSEDRQLWKKLCQYHFAEKQFCRHLILSEKGHIDWKLMYFALQKYYPIKEQYGDTLHFCRHCSILFWKDTGHPCTASDPNTCLMPVSPQHFIDLFKF, from the exons ATGCCGTTTTTGGGCCAAGACTGGAGATCCCCTGGATGGAGATGGGTTAAAACAGAAGATGGATGGAAACGATGTGAAACCTTCAGTCCCACACTTGAGGAAGGGAATAATCAGCTGAATGATATCAGCCACACTgt CATCCTAACTGGTGATGACGAAGATGAAGAAATATACAATACTGAAGATTGTGAGtttgcagcaaagaaaaggaaaaaagatcatTTTAGGAATAACGCAGATTCGCAAT gtttTTATCGTGAAAAGTGGATATATGTTCACAAAGAAAGCACCAGGGAA AGACATGGCTATTGTACTTTGGGAGAAGCTTTTAACCGCTTAGACTTTTCAAGTGCAATTCAGGACATAAGAAGGTTCAATTACGTGGTCAAA CTTTTGCAGTTAATTGCAAAATCCCAGTTAACTTCACTGAGTGGTGCTGCACAGAAAAACTACTTTAACATTTTGGACAAAATTGTGCGGAAGG ttatGGAAGACCAATATAACCCACGATTAATCAAAGATCTTCTACAGGATCTGAGTTCTACTCTCTGTATACTAATTAGGGGAGTTGGAAAATCTGTGTTAGTAGGGAACATCAATATTTGGATTTGCCGGTTAGAAACCATCCTTCTCTGGCAACAACAGCTAAAAAACCTTCAGATGAAGAAG CAAGTCAACAATGGTCTTACACTTAGTGATCTCCCTCTGCACATGCTGAACAACATCTTATACAGGTTCTCTGATGGCTGGGACATTATTACTCTGGGTCAAGTGACCCCAACTTTGTACATGCTCAGTGAGGACAGACAGTTGTGGAAAAAGCTCTGCCAGTAccattttgcagaaaaacag TTTTGCAGGCATTTGATTTTATCGGAGAAAGGTCACATTGACTGGAAACTGATGTACTTTGCACTCCAGAAATATTACCCAATAAAGGAGCAGTATGGGGACACCTTGCATTTCTGTCGACACTGTAGTATTCTCTTTTGGAAG
- the FBXO25 gene encoding F-box only protein 25 isoform X3 codes for MKKYTILKIVSLQQRKGKKIILGITQIRNRHGYCTLGEAFNRLDFSSAIQDIRRFNYVVKLLQLIAKSQLTSLSGAAQKNYFNILDKIVRKVMEDQYNPRLIKDLLQDLSSTLCILIRGVGKSVLVGNINIWICRLETILLWQQQLKNLQMKKQVNNGLTLSDLPLHMLNNILYRFSDGWDIITLGQVTPTLYMLSEDRQLWKKLCQYHFAEKQFCRHLILSEKGHIDWKLMYFALQKYYPIKEQYGDTLHFCRHCSILFWKDTGHPCTASDPNTCLMPVSPQHFIDLFKF; via the exons ATGAAGAAATATACAATACTGAAGATTGTGAGtttgcagcaaagaaaaggaaaaaagatcatTTTAGGAATAACGCAGATTCGCAAT AGACATGGCTATTGTACTTTGGGAGAAGCTTTTAACCGCTTAGACTTTTCAAGTGCAATTCAGGACATAAGAAGGTTCAATTACGTGGTCAAA CTTTTGCAGTTAATTGCAAAATCCCAGTTAACTTCACTGAGTGGTGCTGCACAGAAAAACTACTTTAACATTTTGGACAAAATTGTGCGGAAGG ttatGGAAGACCAATATAACCCACGATTAATCAAAGATCTTCTACAGGATCTGAGTTCTACTCTCTGTATACTAATTAGGGGAGTTGGAAAATCTGTGTTAGTAGGGAACATCAATATTTGGATTTGCCGGTTAGAAACCATCCTTCTCTGGCAACAACAGCTAAAAAACCTTCAGATGAAGAAG CAAGTCAACAATGGTCTTACACTTAGTGATCTCCCTCTGCACATGCTGAACAACATCTTATACAGGTTCTCTGATGGCTGGGACATTATTACTCTGGGTCAAGTGACCCCAACTTTGTACATGCTCAGTGAGGACAGACAGTTGTGGAAAAAGCTCTGCCAGTAccattttgcagaaaaacag TTTTGCAGGCATTTGATTTTATCGGAGAAAGGTCACATTGACTGGAAACTGATGTACTTTGCACTCCAGAAATATTACCCAATAAAGGAGCAGTATGGGGACACCTTGCATTTCTGTCGACACTGTAGTATTCTCTTTTGGAAG